The Deltaproteobacteria bacterium genome includes a region encoding these proteins:
- a CDS encoding methylated-DNA--[protein]-cysteine S-methyltransferase — MAERRPRFYTHVYRLVAQVPKGKVVTYGQVAVLAGAPGAARAVGTALRYLPRELSQQVPWQRVINASGGISIRGDVIRVEEQRWLLEHEGIKFDRSGKVDLKKYGWQGPKKIKMPKWKSQL; from the coding sequence ATGGCCGAACGTCGCCCACGCTTTTATACGCATGTCTATCGCCTTGTCGCCCAGGTCCCAAAAGGCAAAGTCGTCACGTACGGTCAGGTCGCTGTTCTGGCGGGTGCCCCTGGAGCTGCGCGCGCCGTCGGGACCGCATTACGTTATCTGCCTCGGGAATTATCACAGCAAGTTCCCTGGCAGCGAGTCATTAACGCCTCAGGGGGCATCAGTATTCGTGGCGATGTCATCCGCGTCGAAGAGCAGCGCTGGTTGCTTGAACATGAAGGCATCAAGTTCGATCGCTCAGGAAAGGTCGACTTGAAAAAATACGGCTGGCAAGGGCCGAAAAAGATTAAGATGCCAAAGTGGAAGAGCCAATTGTAG